In Cyprinus carpio isolate SPL01 chromosome B7, ASM1834038v1, whole genome shotgun sequence, a genomic segment contains:
- the tesk1b gene encoding dual specificity testis-specific protein kinase 2 isoform X2 — translation MALKMNTMASNKANMLKEVQLMNRLGHPNILRFVGVCVHEGHLHALTEYINGGNLEQLLNSDVFLSWSVRINLSLDIARGLEYLHSKGIFHRDLTSKNCLVRWENGQCSAVVGDFGLAEKIPDHSEEAEKQSLAVVGSPYWMAPEVLRGERYDEKVDVFAYGIILCEIIGRIQADPDFLPRTEDFGLDVEAFRQMVGDCPPHFFNLTVVCCSMNPDSRPSFTEVVAELENIVSDRKKSECTEPDVEDRPSTNTTPLSRKHSLDIPTDPRLCRSKSDVILPPSPLLTRTTPMRVNPFSQRQDLNGGRIKLFDTPSKSVISLTFALPPPPGPSSPVSCNKSPLHFHRRSQSLPCTPEDIQSLRGTADNGKCENTPSVMDTDVNPVNGNLMDVGRDSLLAMSNESIADLHNISEVFNTPGDNVRLSDPKQDNKEENLEMVSQEAVADDSGLPLDLELMSPNRSRLGESIEEPMDCTSSPDTLDGAMATSTKLFSNGWSSPVSNGPPSLPPLLDTDNNNGTILINRPLGWGVNNSNGATTPLTPPEQDEVIACPGCCLAGMSFPSICTRGPRQTPYKNLNGDAAGKRLLCKALPPSPTEPNIALPGTRT, via the exons GTTTGTGGGAGTGTGTGTACATGAGGGACATCTTCATGCTTTGACAGAG tacATCAATGGCGGTAACCTGGAGCAGCTGTTAAACAGTGATGTGTTCCTGTCCTGGTCTGTGAGAATAAACCTCAGTCTTGATATTGCCAGAGGACTGGAATACCTACACAGCAAGGGCATATTTCACAGAGATCTTACGTCAAAG aacTGTCTGGTACGCTGGGAGAACGGGCAGTGCAGTGCCGTAGTGGGGGACTTTGGTCTGGCAGAGAAAATTCCTGATCACAG TGAAGAGGCAGAGAAACAGAGCTTGGCTGTTGTTGGCTCCCCCTACTGGATGGCTCCGGAGGTGCTCAGAGGAGAACGCTACGATGAAAAG gtgGATGTATTTGCCTATGGTATTATTCTCTGTGAGATTATTGGTCGGATACAAGCAGATCCTGACTTTCTTCCACGGACAGAG GACTTTGGTCTTGATGTGGAGGCTTTTCGGCAGATGGTTGGAGACTGTCCTCCTCATTTCTTCAACCTCACAGTCGTCTGCTGCAGT ATGAACCCAGACAGTCGGCCCTCATTCACAGAGGTGGTAGCAGAGCTGGAGAACATAGTGAGTGATCGAAAGAAGAGCGAATGTACGGAGCCTGATGTAGAGG aCCGGCcatccacaaacacaacacctTTAAGTCGAAAGCACTCTCTAGACATTCCCACTGACCCACGTCTCTGTCGCAGTAAATCTGATGTGATCCTCCCTCCGTCCCCTCTCCTGACTCGGACCACACCGATGCGCGTCAACCCCTTCTCCCAGCGCCAAGACCTCAACGGCGGCCGCATCAAGCTCTTTGACACCCCCAGCAAGTCTGTCATTTCCCTCACCTTTGCTCTCCCTCCGCCCCCTGGCCCCAGCAGCCCCGTCTCCTGTAATAAAAGCCCTCTCCATTTCCACAGACGTAGCCAGTCACTGCCCTGCACGCCAGAAGACATCCAGTCTCTGCGTGGCACTGCTGACAATGGGAAATGTGAAAATACTCCAAGTGTTATGGACACAGATGTAAATCCAGTCAATGGAAATTTGATGGACGTGGGAAGGGACAGTTTGTTGGCTATGAGCAACGAGAGCATTGCAGATCTGCATAATATTAGTGAGGTTTTTAATACACCCGGTGACAATGTTAGGCTTTCAGATCCTAAGCAGGACAACAAGGAGGAGAATCTTGAAATGGTCAGTCAAGAAGCTGTAGCTGATGACTCTGGTCTTCCATTAGATCTAGAGCTGATGTCTCCAAACCGATCGAGGTTAGGGGAAAGCATTGAGGAGCCAATGGACTGCACCAGCTCTCCTGATACACTAGATGGCGCCATGGCTACTTCAACCAAACTTTTCTCCAATGGCTGGAGCTCCCCGGTCTCAAACGGGCCACCCTCATTACCTCCTTTACTAGACACGGACAACAACAATGGCACCATTCTTATAAATCGACCTCTGGGATGGGGGGTTAATAACTCCAATGGTGCCACGACCCCTCTTACGCCTCCGGAACAGGATGAGGTCATAGCCTGTCCGGGTTGCTGCCTAGCAGGGATGAGTTTCCCCTCTATTTGCACACGTGGACCTCGACAGACCCCTTATAAGAACTTGAATGGCGATGCAGCTGGGAAAAGGCTTTTGTGCAAAGCTTTGCCGCCTTCGCCTACAGAGCCAAACATTGCTCTGCCTGGCACTCGGACATAA